The Rhodospirillaceae bacterium genome has a window encoding:
- a CDS encoding ATP-binding protein encodes MVAITSYLRRSAPRVKSARAFPTAGPELSNWLSAIHASTAICALITIFFAGLTVIETYNSITALPLQTGTTLGLVLCGLSLLLSSFKTLLRASRRISLALSVIIATIAILGSLPAVFVMGGRWPVELGSYVLMPPNVGLALIIFALGTGIRTGADQLATRRIAKRYIPAVSGAATATLGLIALTGYITGIPYTYAWSMAVPMSLMTSFAIVLLGLGMINVVLGSDNSARQRTYTSLALSLLIAGLTVSGITGSALYGAQVKSAEQAIGIVVTDSTGAVYDNELPDISNALQTQVTIKSGAVEWTVTATKTENLLNGASRFLPHIAVTLGVILTLLLYSSVLTVQTSLKRSRALAKANAQLEAEVNARQQVQNALEREIVIRRKTEAVITTDRERLDLALSAGGTGTWHLDPETGQLDVDQQSLNLFGFTSQTFQGTYESFKKVVLPEDLPRVEQAVNHALNGYGDFEEDFRILKPDGTVRVIYGKARVIKAPQAEKTLMIGINQDVTERRRAEKLSTLGTLSAGFAHELNNPLMGCVNYVAYALRKTENARAREALMKAESEIKRVIRVVQDMLSFSRFKEDLSAHANVNDALDRASSLTASSYQTAGIMFENHVKSSLPLAAISADALEQIVLNLMINASHAVETSDSKTISIDADQDSDNIFISVSDSGCGIPKHIGRRLFEPFFTTKKAGKGSGLGLSISLDIIKRFGGRLEFESTPGVGTTFVITVPKSKIDHASPACTAESAVP; translated from the coding sequence ATGGTGGCAATCACATCATATTTGCGCCGCTCGGCACCACGGGTAAAGAGCGCCAGAGCATTCCCCACCGCAGGTCCCGAGCTGTCTAACTGGCTGTCGGCGATACATGCATCAACTGCAATCTGCGCGCTCATCACCATATTCTTTGCCGGCCTGACAGTGATTGAGACCTATAATTCGATCACAGCTTTACCCCTCCAGACCGGGACCACCTTGGGTCTCGTCTTGTGCGGGCTCAGCCTTCTGCTGTCATCCTTTAAAACACTCCTCCGCGCATCACGCCGCATCTCCTTGGCACTCAGTGTAATAATAGCCACCATTGCGATACTCGGGAGTTTACCCGCTGTCTTTGTTATGGGGGGGAGGTGGCCGGTTGAGCTTGGTAGCTATGTCCTCATGCCGCCGAATGTGGGCCTTGCACTCATTATTTTTGCCCTAGGAACAGGTATTCGCACAGGCGCAGACCAGTTGGCAACGCGCCGCATCGCCAAGCGATACATTCCGGCTGTGTCCGGGGCCGCAACTGCAACCCTCGGACTGATTGCCTTGACCGGTTACATCACAGGCATTCCTTACACCTATGCCTGGTCGATGGCGGTCCCGATGAGCCTGATGACATCTTTCGCTATCGTACTGCTGGGGCTTGGGATGATTAACGTCGTGTTGGGGTCGGACAACAGCGCAAGACAACGGACTTATACCAGTTTGGCACTGAGCCTGCTTATCGCCGGGTTAACGGTCAGCGGGATTACAGGAAGTGCGCTTTATGGCGCTCAAGTTAAGAGTGCAGAGCAAGCCATAGGTATCGTCGTCACAGATAGCACCGGGGCCGTCTACGATAATGAGTTGCCTGACATATCCAACGCTTTGCAAACACAGGTCACGATTAAGTCCGGCGCAGTAGAATGGACCGTTACAGCCACAAAGACTGAGAACTTGCTGAACGGGGCAAGCCGTTTTCTTCCTCACATCGCCGTCACCCTTGGGGTCATTCTGACCCTTCTGCTCTACAGTTCCGTCCTCACAGTGCAAACAAGCCTCAAACGATCCAGAGCATTGGCCAAAGCCAACGCCCAACTGGAAGCAGAGGTAAATGCCAGACAGCAGGTTCAGAACGCCCTAGAAAGAGAAATCGTTATACGCCGCAAAACAGAGGCCGTGATCACCACCGACCGGGAGCGCTTGGATCTCGCGCTCAGCGCGGGTGGAACAGGAACTTGGCATTTGGATCCCGAAACCGGACAACTAGATGTTGACCAACAAAGCCTCAACTTGTTTGGCTTCACATCACAGACATTTCAGGGAACATACGAGTCCTTTAAAAAAGTCGTTCTTCCGGAAGACCTGCCGCGCGTTGAACAGGCTGTAAATCATGCCCTAAATGGATATGGCGATTTTGAAGAGGACTTCCGCATTCTCAAACCGGACGGTACCGTTCGTGTGATTTACGGCAAAGCCCGCGTGATTAAAGCCCCGCAAGCGGAAAAAACGCTAATGATCGGCATCAACCAAGATGTCACCGAACGGCGCCGGGCAGAGAAACTATCAACCCTTGGCACGCTGTCGGCCGGGTTTGCCCACGAACTGAATAACCCGCTCATGGGGTGCGTCAACTATGTGGCGTATGCCCTCCGCAAAACGGAGAATGCCCGCGCCAGAGAGGCTCTTATGAAAGCCGAGTCCGAAATCAAAAGGGTCATCCGCGTTGTCCAGGACATGCTGTCTTTCTCACGGTTCAAAGAAGACTTGAGCGCCCATGCCAACGTCAATGACGCCCTGGATCGCGCGTCGAGTTTAACGGCATCCTCTTATCAAACCGCCGGCATTATGTTTGAGAACCACGTCAAAAGCTCACTGCCCCTGGCTGCAATCAGTGCTGATGCTTTGGAACAGATCGTACTGAACCTTATGATCAATGCCAGCCACGCGGTTGAAACATCAGACAGCAAAACAATATCTATCGACGCCGATCAGGACAGCGACAACATCTTCATTTCGGTTTCTGATTCCGGATGCGGCATTCCTAAACACATTGGCCGCCGACTGTTCGAACCTTTTTTCACGACAAAAAAAGCTGGCAAAGGAAGCGGCCTTGGATTGTCGATCTCTTTAGACATCATCAAACGGTTCGGAGGCCGGCTAGAATTTGAGAGTACACCAGGTGTCGGTACAACCTTCGTCATCACTGTTCCAAAATCGAAAATCGACCATGCCTCACCCGCATGCACAGCAGAGTCCGCAGTCCCCTAA